A stretch of bacterium DNA encodes these proteins:
- the rpiB gene encoding ribose 5-phosphate isomerase B gives MIGLGSDHRGVELKKRIKILLNGLKYEYQDYGTDSDERVDYPHFAAQVAEAVTKRECEKGILICGTGIGMSIAANKVPGIRAALCYSVETAKAAREHINANILVMGADHINPSLVDEMVRVFLITEALEGRYAQRVEMITHLEKRQKR, from the coding sequence ATGATTGGCTTAGGCAGCGATCATCGCGGTGTTGAACTTAAAAAAAGAATAAAGATCTTACTTAACGGCTTGAAGTATGAATATCAAGATTATGGGACGGATAGCGATGAAAGAGTTGATTATCCGCACTTTGCGGCTCAAGTAGCTGAGGCGGTAACTAAGAGAGAATGTGAAAAGGGTATCCTTATCTGCGGGACGGGGATTGGAATGTCTATTGCGGCCAATAAGGTTCCTGGGATAAGAGCGGCCCTTTGTTACAGTGTGGAGACGGCCAAGGCAGCCCGCGAACATATTAATGCCAATATCCTCGTTATGGGCGCAGACCATATAAATCCCTCCTTAGTTGACGAGATGGTCAGGGTCTTTCTGATTACCGAGGCCCTGGAAGGCCGCTATGCCCAACGGGTAGAAATGATCACTCATCTGGAAAAACGCCAAAAAAGGTAA